The segment AGAAGATTTTACCGAATGTTGACTTGCTTGCAATATAGAAGTGCATCCCAAGTGCAACAAATAATCCAGAGAATAGTAACCCTGCCAGCGGTCCGATTAAGGCAAGTGCAACACATGCTGCGATGATGCCTCCTGTTAATAATAGAAATTTTTTCATATGTTTTAGCTCCTTTCGTTTGTACCTTTATGTTACCGATTTATGAGATTATCTAAAACGGACTCGAAATTGATTTTGCACTAGGTCTTGAGGCTGAGAACTTTCTAAGCGGCTAGGAAAGAGGAGATTTTTAACTGAAACTAGAAGCTTTTCGACAAAAATAGAAGATAGCTTCCTCCTCCATTTGACAAATTAACAGCATTGGATGAGCTATACTAATGGAAAAGAAACTGAGCGAAGGAGGATTTCTGGTGAGAACCTATTCTATATATAAGATAAAAGAAGAGCATTTAACATTTATTTTTGGCAGAGAGCGCAAGTTGTTGGAAATGATGCAAGGCTGTGAAGACGCCAATGAGAAATCCTTGAAGGAGCTTGCATATATATGTGAATCCATGCATTTCGATGATATTGCAAGAATGCTAGAGCAGCAACTTGATTCCAAATATGCACATTTAGAGAAGACCCGTAATGCTTTGTTTTTAGAACATCCGATAAAAGGAAAAAT is part of the Lysinibacillus sp. FSL K6-0232 genome and harbors:
- the sirA gene encoding sporulation inhibitor of replication protein SirA; this encodes MRTYSIYKIKEEHLTFIFGRERKLLEMMQGCEDANEKSLKELAYICESMHFDDIARMLEQQLDSKYAHLEKTRNALFLEHPIKGKMAIYLVDRKICVYCEGSRMLDLDLFQMLAKMSERFIAFNKQENECGWLKPMKYTMH